A section of the Pithys albifrons albifrons isolate INPA30051 chromosome 4, PitAlb_v1, whole genome shotgun sequence genome encodes:
- the MTSS1 gene encoding protein MTSS 1 isoform X9: MRSLHRGGTREIGSALTRMCMRHRSIESKLRQFSSALIDCLINPLQEQMEEWKKVANQLDKDHAKEYKKARQEIKKKSSDTLKLQKKAKKAEALGRGDIQPQLDSALQDVNDKYMLLEETEKQAVRKALIEERGRFCAFISMLRPVIEEEISMLGEITHLQTISDDLKSLTMDPHKLPSSSEQVILDLKGSDYSWSYQTPPSSPSTTMSRKSSVCSSLNSVNSSDSRSSGSHSHSPSSHYRYRSSNLPQQAPMRLSSVSSHDSGFMSQDAFQSKSPSPMPPEAPNQNSSSSASSEASETCQSVSECSSPTSVSSGSTMGAWASTDKLSNGFYHCSLSSDPSVASVGAGPFPHFPPVSRAWTRAPSALLPDYVHYYTIGPGMFPSSKIPSWKDWAKPGPYDQPMVNTLQRRKEKREPDLNGGAQSGPPVPPEEAQRPRSMTVSAATRQGEEMEACEELALALSRGLQLDTQRSSRDSLQCSSGYSTQTTTPCCSEDTIPSQVSDYDYFSVSGDQEAEQQEFDKSSTIPRNSDISQSYRRMFQTKRPASTAGLPTTLGPVIATPGVATIRRTPSTKPSVRRGTIGGGPIPIKTPVIPVKTPTVPDIPGGLPGTLAGTEECPEQSPESPAAGDGSQGVTSVPSWSGQASVNPPASSQKLGVAEEQRQAVPEGEGEESDRDGVGALAPMGQAELDPGELSPGDAPQGEDMLNAIRRGVKLKKTTTNDRSAPRIS, encoded by the exons gtggTACCAGAGAGATTGGGTCTGCTCTCACCAGGATGTGTATGAGGCACAGAAGTATAGAGTCCAAACTCCGGCAGTTCTCAAG TGCTTTAATTGACTGTCTGATAaacccacttcaagaacagatGGAAGAGTGGAAGAAAGTGGCCAATCAGCTGGATAAAGACCATGCAAAAG AGTACAAAAAAGCCCGTcaagagataaaaaagaaatcatctgACACACTGAAGCtacagaagaaagcaaagaaag CTGAGGCTCTGG GACGGGGTGACATTCAGCCCCAGTTGGATAGCGCTTTACAAGATGTCAATGATAAGTACATGCTGCTTGAAGAAACCGAGAAGCAAGCTGTGAGGAAGGCTCTGATCGAGGAGCGCGGGCGATTCTGTGCTTTCATCTCCATGCTGCGCCCTGTGATA gaagaAGAAATATCAATGCTAGGCGAAATAACCCATTTACAAACCATATCAGATGACCTGAAAAGTCTTACTATGGATCCACACAAATTGCCATCCTCAAGTGAACAG GTAATTTTAGATTTGAAAGGTTCTGATTACAGCTGGTCTTACCAGActcctccatcctctcccaGTACTACCATGTCCAGAAAATCTAGTGTTTGCAG CAGTCTGAACAGCGTTAACAGTAGTGATTCCCGGTCCAGTGGCTCGCACTCGCACTCACCTAGTTCACACTATCGCTATCGCAGCTCCAATCTGCCTCAGCAGGCACCCATGAGGCTGTCCAGTGTGTCCTCCCATGATTCTGGATTCATGTCCCAGGATGCTTTCCAGTCCAAATCGCCATCCCCCATGCCACCAGAAGCACCTAACCAG AATTCgtccagctctgcctcttcaGAAGCCTCTGAAACCTGCCAGTCAGTGAGCGAGTGCAGTTCCCCCACCTCAGTCAGCTCAGGCTCCACCATGGGGGCTTGGGCCTCCACAGATAAG TTGTCTAATGGGTTTTATCACTGTAGTTTATCAAGTGACCCATCCGTAGCTTCAGTTGGTGCAGGTCCTTTCCCTCATTTCCCGCCTGTCTCCCGCGCGTGGACTCGGGCTCCCTCAGCCCTCCTTCCAGACTACGTTCATTATTACACCATTGGGCCAGGCATGTTTCCATCATCTAAGATCCCTAGCTGGAAG GACTGGGCCAAACCAGGCCCATACGATCAGCCAATGGTGAACACACTGCAACGTCGCAAAGAAAAGCGCGAGCCAGATCTCAATGGAGGAGCTCAGAGCggaccccctgtgccccccgagGAGGCCCAGAGACCTCGGAGCATGACGGTCTCAGCTGCCACAAGG CAGGGTGAGGAGATGGAGGCCTGCGAGGAGCTGGCACTCGCTCTGTCCAGAGGGCTGCAGCTCGACACCCAGAGGAGCAGTCGGGATTCCTTGCAGTGCTCCAGTGGCTACAGCACCCAAACAACAACTCCATGCTGTTCAGAGGACACAATCCCATCTCAAG TTTCAGATTATGATTATTTCTCTGTGAGTGGTGACCAGGAGGCAGAACAACAAGAGTTTGACAAATCTTCCACCATCCCAAGAAACAGTGACATTAGCCAGTCCTATCGCAGAATGTTTCAAACCAAGCGTCCTGCTTCCACCGCAGGTCTGCCAACCACGCTTGGACCGGTCATCGCCACGCCCGGTGTCGCCACCATCCGACGGACGCCTTCCACCAAGCCTTCCGTCAGGCGCGGGACCATCGGAGGAGGGCCCATCCCCATCAAGACACCGGTGATTCCTGtcaaaacgccaactgtcccAGATATCCCGGGTGGGCTGCCTGGCACCCTTGCTGGGACAGAAGAGTGTCCTGAGCAAAGTCCGGAGTCTCCGGCAGCAGGAGATGGCAGCCAAGGTGTCACCAGCGTCCCCTCGTGGAGCGGACAAGCGTCTGTCAACCCTCCAGCGTCAAGCCAGAAACTGGGTGTTGCCGAGGAGCAGAGGCAAGCGGTTCCTGAGGGCGAGGGGGAAGAAAGCGACCGGGATGGGGTTGGTGCTCTGGCACCCATGGGCCAGGCGGAGCTGGATCCCGGggagctgagccctggggatGCTCCGCAGGGTGAGGATATGCTGAACGCCATTCGGCGCGGGGTCAAACTGAAGAAGACGACCACGAATGATCGCTCAGCACCTCGTATTTCCTAG